The sequence below is a genomic window from Pseudosulfitobacter sp. DSM 107133.
ATGAGCGTGATCGAAAACGTGCAGATGGCGCTGATCAGCCACCACCGCAAACTGTTCTCGATGCTGCCCCGCGCGTGGAAGCTGTACCGCGAAGAGGCCTTCGAGTTTCTGCAAACCGTGTCGATGGCCGATCAGGCCGACCGGCCCTGCTCGGTTCTGGCCTACGGCGACCTCAAGCGGCTGGAACTGGCGATTGCCCTGACCCACCGCCCCCGCCTGTTGCTGATGGACGAACCCACCGCCGGCATGGCCCCTTCGGCGCGGATCGAACTGATGCAGCTGGTGGCCGATATCGTCCGCGATCAGGGCGTGTCCGTCCTGTTCACCGAACACGACATGGACGTGGTCTTTGCCCACGCGCATCACATCATGGTGCTGAACCGGGGCGAACTGATTGCCGACGGTAGCGCCGCCGAAGTCCGTGAAAACCCGCAGGTCCAGGAGGTCTATCTGGGCGGCGGCACACTCTTCAAGGAGGCA
It includes:
- a CDS encoding ABC transporter ATP-binding protein; the protein is MTEILRVENLKKSYDGFLAVNGVSFAVQQGELKALIGPNGAGKSTCFNMLMGQLKPTAGQVFLDGENVTGQRPRDIWRKGVGRTFQITGTYQSMSVIENVQMALISHHRKLFSMLPRAWKLYREEAFEFLQTVSMADQADRPCSVLAYGDLKRLELAIALTHRPRLLLMDEPTAGMAPSARIELMQLVADIVRDQGVSVLFTEHDMDVVFAHAHHIMVLNRGELIADGSAAEVRENPQVQEVYLGGGTLFKEAQDA